In Colletotrichum higginsianum IMI 349063 chromosome 1, whole genome shotgun sequence, the DNA window CTTGTTGTCTCGAAACAGCTGGCACTGCAGTAACTTTTCGCAGCAgacggcgacatcgtcctcggtTTCGGGGAACTTTTCTCGGAATCTCGAAGTGAGATATAGCCAAGCTCGTAGGGTTTCGTCGATTAAATCGTGTGACTGATATTGGGTCgtgacgacgtcgtcaagttCTGGGTGATTGGGTGTTCTGTCAGTTGCGAGGCTCGTCAAGCGTAGCATGGGCGGCGACCCGACAAGTAAAGAAGGACGACATCGACTAGAGGAGCGGGGGCGGGAAcgtggagagagagagacagagagagagagagagagggttTACTGACCTTCCCAAAACTGATGTTGAGTCTCGAGAGACTCGTAGACGTCAAACTCGGCCATGATGCTAGAAACCACCTTGGATAGATCGGCGAAGTGATCTGCATCACTGGCGCAGTGCGAAGAGCGACCGCTGCAGAGACGATGGTCTGGAAAAAGAAAATGAGGAAGCAGAACAAATATTCGGTGGGATGAAGATGAGGCCGGCTGGAGTTTCGACTCTTTGGGACTTGATACAACACATGGCTGGACAACAAGGGCCCCCCTCCTGGTCGAGACAGGTCAGGTCATGTCCAAGAGAGCAAAAGGTGGGGGAGAAGGACGGGAGACGGTCGACGTGGAGGGGCAGGAGCGGTTGGGTTGGCCACGCCCACAGTACAGTGGAGGCGTGAGAAAGGAGGGGACCGAGGGGTGGTTCAGCGCTTGTGGTAGGTGGGTACCTTGGTAGTGGAGGCAGTGGTGGCGGGGGAGTAAGTAAATATCAGCCTGTTGCACCTGTTTATGTCGGCGAGTCTTACGTCAAGCTGGAACTGGGTCCGCCCCCATTCGGTCGAGAATAACTTTGAATTGGCCGCACCATCGAGTGCTCCCAGCCATGACGGAACCCCTAATAGCAAACCTTCATACCATGCATAGGTAGGCAGCCAAATACGAAGCTCGCCTACCGTTTCTCGGATAAGTTCTGTTTGCGCGTACGACTCCCACCGCCCTTGCGTTTTGGGTGTTCTTCATGCTCCTTTCAGAACTGGGCAAATCCTACGTAGGCCACAACCAGTTGTGCCGCTGAGTAGCCCGCAGCACGTTACTTCTGGGTTCCTCCTACCACCGCGTGGCCATGTGCGGTATCAAAAGTGCCATCAGGAATACTAATGTGCGTATGGATGCTGTGAGCTCTATGTTTAATGTGTATCCATTTCTAAAACAATGTATCGAACAGGAGGGCATTCCCCATGGCGTAACGTAGCCGTTCTCAGTGCTCCCAAAATATCCTGTGTCATGCGCCAGAAACGCCTCTAACCGAGCCCATCATGACATGAGGTAGTCCTAGCCAATCTATTATTCATGATCACTTTCTACgactccttctcctcgatcGGCcgctcatcgtcctcgtataccttgaccttgtcggcATACTCCATAATGTTGCTGACGACGTAGTCCGATATCGTGTTGCCCTTGCCCGCCGCGATCCGCAGGATGAGTTCGTTGAGATGCTGCCGCCCGAGAATGTCCACGTGATCTGCCGTCTTGGGCCCCCCTCGAGGATTGAATCGTTCGGGCTCGTGCTCCATCTCGACCACAGTCACCTTGACACCGGCCGGGTTGTACCGCTTGTAGTTCCATCCACGGTTACACATATACCCAGTACTGAGCAGGTTCACCGTtccatcgccctcgcccatAACGACGCCGTGGTCCACCTCTCCCTGCGTGAGGGCTGTGTCGATGGTGATGTTCAGGTTTGTGAGAGCGGGCATTTCTGGCGACCGGTAGTAGTATCCTCGCTCCGTGGGCTTCCCCACGCCGTAAAAGCAGTAGATTTTGAGACTGGGCGCCAGCGGCAGTCGTGTCTCCAACGGGTTGATCCATTTCTGGGCGTCTTTTTCGTTGGCTTCAACATCGGCCTCGGTGTGCGCTACGCCGTGCGAGTACGCTCCTTTCACGTTTCTTGAGTACCACTCCTCGGTCGTGTTGAAGAGGTATTCCATGGCCGACTCAACTGTCAAATTCCGATCCGGTGTTGTCCAGTTCATGCCGCTGCGGAAGTTAAGAAGAGATCCATAAGAGAAGTCCTGCCCAGGCAGGTCGTCAGGCGCCCAAGTGGAATTGCCCCAGACGGCGTCCCCGCCGATGGGAAGCATTGACGAAATACCAGGCATCGCGCGAAACAGCTGCGCCCTTTCGTCCTTGCTCAAGAACTTCTCGAGGCCGTAGACGGCAAATGCGTTAAGCTGCGCCGTGTCACGCATTTCACCCGACAAGACAGCCGTCAGGTCCTTGACGGCGCCAAGCATACACCCGCTCACGTTGATCCACGCCTCGACGTGCTGCTCGACCCAGTCGTCACCTCCTTTGCCGCCACTCTCAGACGCTACCCAGTGGAAGAAGTAGAAAAGAACCTGCCCGCCCATGCTGTGAGACAcgaggacggccttcttTCCCGAAAATTCGTGCGCCGTCTCGATGTAGGACTTGAGCCTCGAAAAGTATTGATCGCGAGTCTCGAGGTTCGGGTAGGCCAGGCGCCAGTCGTACGCTGCCGTGAAAGAATTGGTCGGGTCGTAGCCTATAGACGCCAGATTCTCAAATATCTTGTTCCAAATCCAATATCCGGTGATAAAAAAGTCAGTTGCGTCAAAGCCCTGGGCGGCCCGGAGTTTGATATGGGGAGGATCAAGGCCAGTATCCTGGTCCAACATGATGTGCCTTTTCCAGTTCTCCTTGTCCAGAACCAACGCCCGCATCATACTCCAGCTGCCCCAAAGACGCTTTCGGAAATACTGGCGAGAGACATTGGCAGTGCCCCATGATTCGAGACCCGTTGAAATGACACCCGGTACCATTATCATTGGGTGGTGGGCGTGAAGGCCCTCGGCGCGGGCTTGTAGCCCTACGGAGAAGGCATCGTAGCTATCGACGAACTCGCGCTCGCCTTGCTTCACGAGCAGCCGGGTCAGTTCAGGCCAGCTTGGCGTCAAGTCCCCCTCCAAGCCTAGAAACGAAGTGTTACTGACCACAAGATCCCGCATATCCTTGACCAAGCCAGCAGGCAGAACATCGAAAAGACTATCCATGCTGAGCTCCCCGAGCTCGGGGAAGTCTATAAGATCGTTGCTTTTCGCGAAGAACCCGGCAGCTATGATTCCGAACAAGCTTCCGAGCAAGAAGATGGCGCCATTGCGGCGTTTTCGCGTTTTAGGTTTCACATGGCGAACGACGTGGGCGGTGGCTTCCGACTTTTCGGGGCTTTCGTCTCGAGGGGTGGGTGATTCGTTCTCGACCTGGGTATCGACGGGAAGCGCTCGGCGTCTGATGGTTGAGGAAGACATAGTCGCGATCGCAGTATTTGCGAAAACGCGGGTGATACTGGTGCCTTGAGGTTAGCTTGTGGGTTCAAGATAGCGACGGCCTAAGGATGCCATTATGACTGGCTCAAGACAGGTTCAAGTAGtccgtacctaggtaggagTGCGGTGGAATGTAAGGGCTTGGGAGGTGCCCGGAGGGCtgaaggaaggggggagcaggggggaggggtggctCAATATTTATCAGTAGGACCCGGGCCCGGGAGGCGCAATGTCAAGCTACCTAAGCGGTCAAGCAAGGGATGTACGAAAGAGGCAGCGATAGCAACAGAGAGGGGCGCAAAGCTTAATTCGCCGTGCTTCAGACAAAATAGCGGAATGCCGACAGGAATGCCGACGCTAGCAAGATTGGAGCTGTAccaaggggaagggggggtcGGACGAGGACAATCGTTTAGAGAAACCGGCGGAGAGAATAGAGCAGAGAAGAGGAAAGGCACCCGGTTGCGGCGCTGGCCGAACTGACCGAAAGCAAAACCGAATCAAAAGATCCGTACAATGAATAAAAATAATGACAGGTCCATGAGCGAAGCCCTGGTAGTGCTTGTCGTGACGTCAATTTCCGGATGGCCCCAGCGTCTATCATCTTTTGTTTTCAACTCGCAGCTTCCAGCACTCCGACCACACCTGAGACGCAAAAAAGTGCGGCAGATGGACAGGTACCTTTCCGCCTTGGGCAGCCACAACCCCACTAGACGAGGGAGGGCATGCGGCCTCATCCAGACAGCATCGTGTGACTTTCATGTCTGACAAGGCTGGAGAACACCTCGGTCCCAAGAACTTACTAATTAGTCCGGAAGCAGTCAGCAATcccccaacccccccggACGGTAGTGTAAAGAGACACTTGTGTGGGTGGTACGTCCACACGGGCATGCAGATGCATCATGTTGCAGCGCGGTCTCTCGACATCCGCATTGACGACAGTCTTCTGAAGGTCAACTCGGTCGATGGCTTACCATACCTGGTATTGTGAGCAGGCCCCCACGAATTGGCCTGTTCTCAAGTTCGGATCTTACGAGTGCTTCGTCTCTAGACCAGCAGGCGGTATCCGGATTTGACATTCGACAACACTCCCAGCCAACACACCATGATGTCGGGCACTACTCCGCGTGTAGGGATACATGGACATGGGATACCTgcttaggtaggtaggcgAGAACCAATAAGACGGTGCATCGAGGAGCACGAGAAAAAGCGAACTGCGGCTCCCTGAAGAGGTAGGTCATGGGCAGGTAGTCGCAACCGTTTAGCATGTGATTGTGGATGACAGACAACTGAGCAACATTGATGGAAGAAGCAAATTGGTTGATGCATAGCACTTGAAGGCCAGGACAGTGGAAAACACCGGTGGGTAAGCCCCACTTGTACGATAGCCTGACGGCTGGACCTCCGAACAATGCGACTGGGTCAGGGGACACGGACGTGGAGCTGCACCTGATGCGCCGCCCGCTAACAGCAAACAGCAAACGACATCTCAGTTGCCAACTCCGAGAAACAGACAGGTACAGGACATCCGACTCACATTTTGCCCGCTACATACACTTGAACCCGCAAACGCACAACCCACGATTGTGGTTCGAAACCGTTGTAATCGTCCCATTTCGCCCTCCTCAGGTTCGCGGCAGAGCTGGGTTTCTCCCTAAGCAGCATTgccttctcttccctctttttcttcttccgcaTCCTCTGCAGGTTTTCTCTCgcagccccctccccgctcAGCTCTCTCATCAACCACTGCACTGCCTGTTTCTCGTTGCGCCGTTCAAATTGTCATGAGTTGAGTACAACGAGCGTCTGCCGGTCTAGGCTCGTCTTTAACTTTCAACACTGCCGCTTCCTTCTGTTTCTCCATCTACGCTGCAGTCATAGGGACCGACCGGTCGGCTATCCTTCTCCACAAAACCAAGCCGTCAGCATGGACGTTTCCAGCATCACATATGTCCCCGCGGATCTGCAGTACATTCAATATGAGCATGGTTTAGAAGCGGAATATCTCCCCGCCATCCGCTCTTTGATTGCAAAGGACTTGAGCGAACCTTACAGCATATATGTCTATCGATATTTCCTCTACCAATGGGGTCACTTGTGCTTCATGGTACGTGTCTTCCCACTTACCTAGGCACTTGGCCTGTGTCATGTTGCTGACCACAATTCAGGCATTGGACCCTTCAGACTCGTCACTCATTGGCGTCATTGTGTGCAAGCTGGAAGTACATTCATCTCACTCACCGCCAACGCGCCGCGGTTACATCGCCATGCTGGCCGTCGCCTCCCCATATCGTGGCAAGGGTATCGCCACGTCCCTCGTCAAGAGAGCCATCGACGCCATGGCCCAGCGGAATGCCGACGAAGTCGTTTTGGAAACCGAAGAGACCAACACCCAGGCCATGCGCCTGTACGAGCGCCTGGGCTTCCTGCGCTCCAAGAAACTGCACAGGTATTACCTCAACGGAAACAGCGCCTATAGGCTGGTCCTGCTACTCAAGACCATCGACCCGGACGCTGTCCTCGAGGACTCTGATGGCCCATCTCCATGACTATGGAATGGCTCCAGCAACTTACTATCTGAGTCTAAACAACTACTAGAGAGCGTTTGCGGCGTCATCTAGCATCAACGCTGGCTATTCCGTCGTAATAACAGCCAAAGGTCAAGTCAATCGTCCTAGAGCGGCGCTGTTGATCGGGGAGGGCACGTACCCTGTTCATTACACAACAACAGTACGGTACACCGAATGGCATAAACGATGGGCACGCGTTTCGATACCAGAGCAGATCTTTAGTTCCAGTATGGTGGGCTGGGCTAGCGGTGTTTCAAGGGTAGATGGTATGCTTTGTTATCGGTGTTCTGCCAACCACAAACACACATCTTATTAGCGCACGCTTTTGGCGATACGTACATCAGAAGAGCCGGGATGAGCATGACTATGGAACTTGAACTCGTCATAGTGTGGTTTTTCTTCGTTTTGATCATCCGCCCTCCCATCTCAGCAACATTtgcacgcacacacacaaacgGCTCAACCCTCGTCGTATCTGCTTCTGTGAGTTGAGTGGCTTTAATAGTGTAATGCACTCCTCGCCGATCATGTTGCTGAAATAACCAAACTCGTCAATAGCGTAGGTGGCTACTGCTAGACAGCCTCATTCTTTGGCTTGTGGACGACGAGATTGGTAAAAGATCCATAGAGCTGTAGATGGAGGCTTTGACGCCCCAATGGTTTCCGTAAGCTATACCAAGATATGTGAAGGCATCTGAGCCTTTGTTAGTCTTATCGGACAGGCTAAGACACTTGAGCAAATGCGAACGCACCTGGCTTGTAATATATGGGACGTCCCATGGTCTCGACTAACCTCAGCTCCCGAAGCTTTTGCAGAATACGAGTCACATCTGCCTTGTCACCGAAGTCGGCCGTATAGACACACACGATGCGGTCTTTTCGCCCAGTAGGGTCAGTATGTGGGTTCCAGGGAGCGACCTTGGCTGCGATTCCCAGTTCGTTGTTGGCTGTGGCCTTCGAGATGACACGCCAGACTTCATCAACATCCTTGGGTTGACAGAAGAGCATCCACTGCCGACAAGCGTCAATCACCGCCATATACATCGTATCGCCGAGATCAGAAGACTTGCCTTGCCGGCTTTGATCCTACACGCACTTGCAAGACTCAAGATGTCCCGAGAAGCCTCCTTCTGCTCTTGATCTATCTCTCGCATCTTGACTGCCGTAGACTTTTTGGTGCTGTTGATGCCTTGCTTGAAGTTGAGCAGGATGTTTAGCCTCTCCGTGCCTCCCTCGATCAAAGTATCGAGCCGGGAACCTTCCTCCTCGGGTGCCTCGTCCTCGTTTCCCCTGCTGCGCTGGTTCTGGGCAAGGAACTTGTCTTTGCGGCGTATGTACGGGTTGCAGATGAAGATCCAAGGAAATTTGTCGCTGTGCTCGGTTGTCCCCGGAGGGAGGCGAGCGAGGAAGTCGTTGACGGTCTCTGTCAATTGCCACGCGTAGGGAATGCCGGCGTATGGGTTATGTAGTTTTGTGCTGTCAAGGGGTTCCGTTTTGACTCTCCGGCTGATCTGGATAGCATCTGTCTCCTCCCACCACTGGGAAACATCGAAGGACGTGACTCGAGACTCAAGCCCAACTACTGTGTCCTCGTCTCCTAGCACAACGGTCAGTCTTTGCGCGCCACGTCATCCAAGCCTTTGCACAAACCATAAAAGTCAGATTCATCGGAGTCCATCTTGATTGTCTGGACTGTCGGCAGAAACGCGACTCGATTGATGGTTGAGCTGCGCGGTGGACGCGTCGCGTCTTGTTGCGGTAGATGtgatgtagtagccgtttcAAGTTCCCTCAGAAAGAAGGTAGACCTGGTGCGGTTGACCTGCCCCATCCAAATTATGTCATTGTGCGAAGTGAAGTGATAAGTCGATAAGACTTCGCGTCTATCGGCGATGAGGGATGTTAACGGGATAGTCGTTATTTTGGAAACAATGGGAAGGTCCCGATCCGATCAGCGGCCGCCAAATGCCGGGGCGGGAGGGGGTccttccgagttccccgGGGAGCGCGGCCGTTCCCCTCCCGGAAATTATCTGGCGCCACTCCCACCTAGGTACCTATCTACTTCAACTTTTTCCCCTCTACTTGGTGCCGGGGGTTTCAAATTTGCAAGACAACACCAATACGACGAGAATTGCACCTCAATACCGCGTGTCTCTCAAGACAACGGTGACATATTCAACCCACATTGACGGCTCAGAATTGGCCTCTTTCTCTCCGGCAACTCAGAACAGAGGGGGAGTATTATGTACGACCTGTCGTAGCAATGACTGAACCAACCAACGCTATTGCATCCAAGCAGTCCCTCATTTTGGACCTGCCTCCCAGCTGCATAGAGTTTTGCTTATCGCACCCAAAGTATTTCGTGGTTGGAACTTATGACTTGGTCAAGGATGAAGAACCACCGAATGAGTCGGAGGATGCGACTTCTTCTATCGCCAATAAGCCCCAAGACCGCAACGGTAGTCTCATTGTTTACCAGCTAGAAAACGGGGTAGTGTGAGTATGAGGGGGCCCTAGCCATTTCCGCTGAAGATTGACTTAGCACCAGGCACCATGTTCAAACCGTCCCTCACCCGTCGGCGATTCTTGATCTGCACTTCTGCCCTTTGCCGAGCTGGCGCGACATCATGGCAGTGGTCTCCAGCACGGGAACACTGTCCATATTCCAGTTGAACCCAGGCGTAGATGTGTCGTCACCGCTCAAGCACTTGGCCACGAGCAGGATACGTGACGTCCCCGAGGGCGTCTTGTTTCTTTCAGGAGTTTGGGACACCAACGATGCATATTCCATCGCGATCACAACCTCTGCAGGCGAGGTGCGCGTCGCAAAGCTCGATGAGTCTTGGCGGATCATCGATGACGATTCGGACGCTGTGATTAAGCATTCGCTAGAAGCTTggacggcggccttctcTCCTACCGAGGACCCCTTTGTCATATACTCGGGAGGTGACGATTCTGCGCTTCGGTACGCATCGTGTACGCGCAGCAGCGAGGACGGTAGCGAAGCCATGTCAGGAGTCAAGACCTTGTACCCACCCCTCAACATTACCGGGCACGGTGCCGGTGTGACGGCCATCCTGCCGGTCCCTGTCAAACTTGTGGACGGCTCTAGGTTACTAGTGACAGGCAGTTACGACGACACCATACGACTGTTTTCTGTCCAGCCCCCACACAACACATACGGCCTCCGCCAGTTCAAGGGTTTGGGCGAGAAAAATCTGGAAGGGGGCGTCTGGAGGCTCAAGTTGGTCGAATATCGGGAGAGGGACGGTCGCTGCCGCCTGAGGATTTTGGCATCATGTATGCACGCTGGTGCTAGAGTTGTCGAACTGGAGGGGCCACTGGAGAGTGAGGGATGGAACATCAGTGTCCTAGCCCGATTCGAGGAACATCAGAGCATGAACTATGGCAGCGACTTCGTTCCTGGTTCAGGGCAGGGCCGCCTCGAATGTGTGTCGACGAGTTTTTATGACAAGCTCTTGTGTTTGTGGGAGGCAGATCTGGATTAGAGGAGCATTTCACGAAGCAAACACCATCTGGTCTTAGCGCGGATTGTTGAGTCGATTTTGTCGACTATCTCCAAGGCGATACTGATATTTCTCCGAGGCTGCCCTTATAGACCAATACCTGCTCTCCCTATTTTCAGATGGTGGGACAACCAGCAAACTAAGGCGAGGTGCCAAGTGGATAAAGATACCTTTTCTGGCCTGCCTCTGTGATATTGGATCAGTCTACGCTACCATTACTTCGTTATCCGCCATGGCGGTCACCATCATGATGTGGCCATGAACCGGGTGCAGCAGTGTCTGTGTACCTAGGTACGGAAAACCGACGCAAGTGGTCGGTGTTCGAGACCCCAAGGCACCCAGGTAGTCCAGCCCCAGGTACACGGTTTGACGTGGTCCGTCGCAGCCCCGGCGAACAAATAGCGGACAGCGCGACGTATCTCCACTACAGAGATAGGCAGGGTATCTAGGTAAGTGGGCTGGAGCATTGGGTACCTTAGGCAAGGTACCAGGCCTTCACGCCGCATTGATTCAATTACTTATTTTGCTTTCGGGCTCTGCTTTGGATGCTAATGCTTGCCACACCCTTCGCCTCTGCCACCTCGTCGCACATCTGCACAGCTGTTTAAACTTGCTTCCTCGAGACCATTCATTCCCTCTTCTGATTTCCCGTAATCTCGACGCACATCGCCAGCTCCAGTCTCCTCCCGCGTGCGcgcatgtgtgtgtgttcaTTGGGCTGTTAGGATCGAAACAAGCACAAACAGGCCAGTTTCGTTTGCTCGTCGAAAAGCTAAAGCTTCGGAAGTGTACTTTCAGGTACTCGCACACCTTGTACTAAGCCTCAGCCGATTGTGCGgttcgcccccccccccagtcaACTGCGGCCTTTCGTTGACTCTCCTTGGGCAGCATTTGTCACTGAGCCTGTGTCCCCGACATCATCTCCCGCCATCGAGTTCCCGCCGAGACTACGCCCGACGTATGACCCAACATTGAGTCAACTGCTGGACAAGCAGCTTAACCGAGGCCGGGTTTTCCTGCTGTACCGCGACTCATCTCACTCACCATGGACGGTCAGACGGTCAACGGCGCAGCTGCCATGGACCAGAACGTTACTTCCGCGAATGGCGGAAACGCCGACACCATCTCGCAAATTCACCAGGCACTCGAGGTCATACACAGCCCCTATTCCTCGAACGAATCCCGCCGAGACGCCCAGCTCTTCCTCGAGAACCTCAAGACCATAGACGAGGCCCCTTTCCATGGCTTCACTCTCGCCTCCAACAAGTCGCAGTCTCCCGTCGTGCGCCACTATGCCCTGTCTCTTCTCGAGCACGCAATCAAGCAGAAATGGATCCAGTACAACAAAGAGCAGTCAATCATGCTGCGCGAGTGGGTGCTGGAGCTCTGTCGCAGCCTGTCAAGAGACGATCCGTTATACATCAGGAACAAGACGGCCCAATTGTGGGTGGAAGTCGCCAAGAGATGCTGGGGCACCGAgtggatggacatggacagCCTTTTAGTCCGTCTCTGGCAGATACCTGAGTCTCCCGTGCACAAGGAGCTTGTTCTCTTTGTGCTCGAGACGCTATCCGATGAGGTTttcaacggcgacgacgccgtcgtcgccatgcGCGAAGGCGTGCTTAGCAGAAGCTGCGTCGAAGTCTTCACCCCAGCCCCCGTCTTGAGCGAAGCCTTCCCCAACAGAGCCGCGGGCCCCGAGGTGCGCTCTGGGGCGGAAGGATGGCTTAGCAGGGTATCCGAGTTTCTCAGTCAATGCCTCAACGGTGACGCCCAGAACAACGACCAGATTCGCTCCTGCGCCGTGAAATCCTTGTCCGTCTTCTATTCCCTCATGCCCTGGGCCATTCCCAAGTCTGTCGCTGTCGCAAACTGCGTTCCTGTCATGTGCAGAGCTCTGGCAACTCCTGAAGTCTCCGTTCAAAAGGTAATCATCTGGACTACCTTTTCCTCGTCCCTTCCGGGCAGAATGGGCAATAGCTTACCTGCAACAGGCCTCTCTAGAAGCTCTCCATGCGCTGTACTCTCGCTCGAACTTCTCCGAGCAAGAGTTCAAGGACCTTGTCGCGCCCATGTACGACGCCAGCTCGGTAGATCTACTCAAGAGGCTCTTTGAATGGTCTGCCGTGGATGTCGAGGATATCGACGAAGACAAGTATCAATTCGGCAAGAAGTTCTCAGAGGTATATACGCCGGCGTGTGACAAGAATGAGCCTTGCTGATTTTGTGCGTAGATGCTATCTCTGCTTGGTAATTACCTTGATCGTAGATTTTCTGCCGTACCCACAAACGCAGACGTCAGCGGTTTCCTCAACCTGTTATTGCTCACCGTACAGAGCCAAAGCCTCATTGTTGCAATTCCTGTCTTGGCAACTTGGACTCGCCTCCTCAACAATAGGCTGATTGGACAGAGCCCGGCCAACAACCACCTCGTTGGTCCTCTTCTCGAGGTGTGCGGCTCTCGCTTGATCAGATACGAAAATTTGCCCGAGGACACGCAAGACCCCACGTTCTTGTTCCTCATGGAGGATACTGACACTGTCCCCGAGAGACATGCGTTTCTGGGCAATTACAGAAGGTACAGCACTCAGGTCATCGAGACCATTGTCCAGCTGAAGCTGTCTGATGCAGTCTACCACGTTCTTGGCCAAGCAGAGCAGGCTTTGCAACATTTGTACGATGACAGCCCACCAATGGACGGTAAGTCCTCCTTGATTCCTGCTCCCAAAACCATAGGCTGATCATGCAGTCACAAAATACGTGAAACACTCGATGCCGGTCCTGCGTGTCGATGCTCAATTCACAGTCATCGAGGCGGCACTTAAGGGTTATATGAAGTGGAGGGCAAACACCACGCAGCAGAGCTTGCCAGATCATGTGGGTGATGGCTGCCTTTGTCGTTCAGTGGTTATACTAATGGTCCCTAGGAGCAACAGCGTGTCGCCTTAGAGAGAGATCTGGAATCATGGTGCACCAAACTCCTTGAAATGAAGTTTGAGGATCCCCTGATACGAAAGAGAGTTTTGCAACTCTTGGTTGCCTTCTCGACCACAGCCCTCGACAAGAACCCAGGATTCATGCTGAAGGTTCTTGAACACATTCTCATGACCTGGCCCGCACCTCAGCCGGAGCATCGTGCCTTCAACGAGGCCATCAAAGACTTCCAGTCCGAAAGCATGGTGGAACTGCAGAGGCTTGCTTCAAAGGTGCCTGATCACTTGCTTGCAGTATACGACCAAATAGAGGCACGAGTCAACGATATGATCTCATCAGGCACGTTGGACGAGAAGCGCCAGATTGCCTATCAGAGCTTTCTCTTCATCATCGTTCACCGGGCTTCCAACATTGATCCGGCCAATCAGGTCCAGCGTTTGCAAGAGTTCATTAAACCCGTGACGTCTTCGTGGCAGAACCAGGAACTCAAGAATGCGTTGTCGTCTTACTCGGGCTTTTGCGAGCTGATGGCTTTGGACAAGGCCAAGAGGTATCTGACAAGCCACCGTGTCCACGAAGTCAAAGATTGGGGTTCTTGCGAACTGGACGCAGAAGGGCTGGCTTTGCAGAGCGAGTTGGAAGAGAGGCAAAAGGTGGGCGTCTGTTCAGCTGTACTCAGACTAAAAATGCTTACTGGACTGCAGATGTTGCCGCTTCGGCCGACAAAGTCTTTCCTCTCATTCtcggtcgagaagctggagaagTCGTCTACTCCTTTCCAGATCTCTTATCAGTTGTGGAACGATAGCTTCCCCATGATTCTGCCAGATCTTTTGCAATTTCTCAGGTAAATAAATAAACTTAACCCCCCCACCGGCAAACCAAACCTGCGCCTGCTAGTTTGCGTGGACTGACTGGTTGTACAGCCACGCACACGCCTCACACAACCCGGACAACTGGGCGGAGCTGCCGGCCGATACGCGATCTGTTGTCGGCAATGTGCTTAGTGACCGTTTCTGGCAGGCGGGTATCTCAGAGGGCAGCAAGG includes these proteins:
- a CDS encoding Lecithin:cholesterol acyltransferase, with product MSSSTIRRRALPVDTQVENESPTPRDESPEKSEATAHVVRHVKPKTRKRRNGAIFLLGSLFGIIAAGFFAKSNDLIDFPELGELSMDSLFDVLPAGLVKDMRDLVVSNTSFLGLEGDLTPSWPELTRLLVKQGEREFVDSYDAFSVGLQARAEGLHAHHPMIMVPGVISTGLESWGTANVSRQYFRKRLWGSWSMMRALVLDKENWKRHIMLDQDTGLDPPHIKLRAAQGFDATDFFITGYWIWNKIFENLASIGYDPTNSFTAAYDWRLAYPNLETRDQYFSRLKSYIETAHEFSGKKAVLVSHSMGGQVLFYFFHWVASESGGKGGDDWVEQHVEAWINVSGCMLGAVKDLTAVLSGEMRDTAQLNAFAVYGLEKFLSKDERAQLFRAMPGISSMLPIGGDAVWGNSTWAPDDLPGQDFSYGSLLNFRSGMNWTTPDRNLTVESAMEYLFNTTEEWYSRNVKGAYSHGVAHTEADVEANEKDAQKWINPLETRLPLAPSLKIYCFYGVGKPTERGYYYRSPEMPALTNLNITIDTALTQGEVDHGVVMGEGDGTVNLLSTGYMCNRGWNYKRYNPAGVKVTVVEMEHEPERFNPRGGPKTADHVDILGRQHLNELILRIAAGKGNTISDYVVSNIMEYADKVKVYEDDERPIEEKES
- a CDS encoding Acetyltransferase, encoding MDVSSITYVPADLQYIQYEHGLEAEYLPAIRSLIAKDLSEPYSIYVYRYFLYQWGHLCFMALDPSDSSLIGVIVCKLEVHSSHSPPTRRGYIAMLAVASPYRGKGIATSLVKRAIDAMAQRNADEVVLETEETNTQAMRLYERLGFLRSKKLHRYYLNGNSAYRLVLLLKTIDPDAVLEDSDGPSP
- a CDS encoding DNA polymerase ii large subunit-like protein; the encoded protein is MGQVNRTRSTFFLRELETATTSHLPQQDATRPPRSSTINRVAFLPTVQTIKMDSDESDFYGDEDTVVGLESRVTSFDVSQWWEETDAIQISRRVKTEPLDSTKLHNPYAGIPYAWQLTETVNDFLARLPPGTTEHSDKFPWIFICNPYIRRKDKFLAQNQRSRGNEDEAPEEEGSRLDTLIEGGTERLNILLNFKQGINSTKKSTAVKMREIDQEQKEASRDILSLASKSSDLGDTMYMAVIDACRQWMLFCQPKDVDEVWRVISKATANNELGIAAKVAPWNPHTDPTGRKDRIVCVYTADFGDKADVTRILQKLRELRLVETMGRPIYYKPGSDAFTYLGIAYGNHWGVKASIYSSMDLLPISSSTSQRMRLSSSSHLRY
- a CDS encoding WD-40 repeat-containing protein, encoding MTEPTNAIASKQSLILDLPPSCIEFCLSHPKYFVVGTYDLVKDEEPPNESEDATSSIANKPQDRNGSLIVYQLENGVVHHVQTVPHPSAILDLHFCPLPSWRDIMAVVSSTGTLSIFQLNPGVDVSSPLKHLATSRIRDVPEGVLFLSGVWDTNDAYSIAITTSAGEVRVAKLDESWRIIDDDSDAVIKHSLEAWTAAFSPTEDPFVIYSGGDDSALRYASCTRSSEDGSEAMSGVKTLYPPLNITGHGAGVTAILPVPVKLVDGSRLLVTGSYDDTIRLFSVQPPHNTYGLRQFKGLGEKNLEGGVWRLKLVEYRERDGRCRLRILASCMHAGARVVELEGPLESEGWNISVLARFEEHQSMNYGSDFVPGSGQGRLECVSTSFYDKLLCLWEADLD